The Dendropsophus ebraccatus isolate aDenEbr1 chromosome 10, aDenEbr1.pat, whole genome shotgun sequence genome has a segment encoding these proteins:
- the LOC138802888 gene encoding uncharacterized protein, with the protein MILLQTTLLLLLYQRGRGYRGIPHVTALDRSRHGVLESPHTIQQSERFPVKISLVSFPDKKTTFSSALLPLTPENHFQGAVNLTMVLEDSAAEFVYLLLESKVFSKEMKMRASGGARPPRSWRDHKRRRERSLLSRHEVNTMMSTYKRPHVQQCCLNGSDHYGRQMECNLGEVLRRAGERCRKAAERCCLYTEEHMYKNLPMAVQQQPQTAIIEPEPSQDGSITITVTQVTSSGSRTFTVRTDPTQDISIHMSSKMADTKVHMWFGRPIPAAEDPGEEEDR; encoded by the exons TCCCCATGTGACTGCCCTGGATAGAAGCAGACATGGTGTCCTGGAGTCCCCGCACACAATCCAGCAGTCAGAGCGCTTCCCTGTGAAGATTTCTTTAGTGAGTTTCCCGGATAAGAAGACAACCTTCTCTTCTGCGCTGCTGCCGCTGACTCCTGAGAACCATTTCCAGGGAGCAGTGAATCTGACG ATGGTTCTGGAGGATTCCGCTGCAGAGTTTGTGTATCTTCTGTTGGAATCTAAAGTGTTCAGCAAAGAGATGAAAATGCGGGCGAGCGGCGGGGCCCGGCCCCCAAGGAGTTGGCGTG ATCACAAGAGAAGACGAGAGAGATCTCTACTCAGCCGGCACGAGGTCAACACCATGA TGAGTACATACAAGCGGCCACACGTTCAGCAATGTTGTCTCAATGGTTCGGACCATTACGGCCGGCAGATGGAGTGTAACCTGGGAGAGGTGCTGCGCCGGGCCGGTGAGCGGTGCCGGAAGGCTGCCGAGCGCTGCTGCCTCTACACTGAGGAGCACATGTATAAGAACCTGCCCATGGCCGTCCAGCAACAGCCGCAGACCGCCATTATAGAGCCGGAACCATCACAAGATGGCAGCATCACCATCACCGTGACGCAGGTCaccagcagtggcagcaggaCGTTTACCGTAAGGACAGACCCCACCCAAGACATCTCCATCCACATGAGCAGCAAGATGGCCGACACTAAAGTCCATATGTGGTTCGGAAGGCCGATTCCTGCAGCTGAAGAccctggtgaggaggaggatcggtga